The following coding sequences lie in one Flavobacterium cyclinae genomic window:
- a CDS encoding putative porin gives MRFFLFFFFFSITFISNSQIRNVNGGLGGLPNRNSDANDTLVNLNKKSKRESLAKAPIDLYKIYTLHKDTTFVDTSLTIKSEYKYNLIRKDIFGLLPFSNEGHTYNTLQFGWFKKASFPNFGFTAKHFNYLEVEDINYYSVPTPLTDLYFKTVMEQGQTLDAFLTVNTKPNLNFSIAYRGLRSLGKYVNNLSSSGNFRFTSSYFTEDKRYVFNAHFTGQDISNQENGGIVNLEEFETSEDPFNERERIKVYFTNATSLLKGNRFFIDHSFKLNKENPNSLVFTHQFNHEYKFFQFTQPTPSDRFGDRFSSSINNKTRYNHLYNKVGVAYKTKNYGDLEFFVDDNKYNYYYNSLIYDSSGNISVPNAISDRINNLGGNYSYLIKNVNVRLHVSQSISDQSISNIEASGNYKLNDDYKFEFKYQKLNSLPNLNFNLYQSGYLDYNWFNNFKNEKLNQFEFSVFSKWLNINTTYKVLNDYLYFDNTTNDITKLTVKPMQYDKTINYLSVKASGEIKFWKFAIDNTVLYQSVEQSSDIVNVPQIVTRNTLYFTGYVFKKAMLLQTGVTFQYFTKYYANDYNPLLGEFYVQNERKIGDFPMMDFFINARVKQTRIFLKAEHFNSAWTGYDFYSAPNYPYRDFIVRFGLVWNFFQ, from the coding sequence ATGAGATTTTTTTTATTTTTCTTTTTCTTTTCAATTACTTTTATTTCTAATTCTCAAATTAGGAATGTTAATGGTGGTCTTGGAGGTTTACCTAATAGAAATTCTGATGCTAATGATACTTTAGTAAATCTTAATAAAAAAAGTAAGAGAGAATCGTTGGCCAAAGCACCTATTGATCTTTATAAAATCTACACATTACATAAAGACACTACATTTGTTGATACTTCACTAACTATTAAAAGTGAGTATAAATATAATTTGATTCGTAAAGATATCTTTGGTTTATTGCCGTTCTCAAACGAAGGTCATACTTATAATACTTTGCAATTCGGATGGTTTAAGAAAGCATCTTTTCCTAATTTCGGATTTACTGCTAAGCATTTTAATTATTTAGAAGTTGAAGATATCAACTATTATTCTGTTCCCACACCATTAACGGATTTATATTTTAAAACGGTAATGGAACAAGGACAAACATTAGATGCTTTTTTGACAGTTAATACTAAACCCAATTTAAATTTTTCTATTGCATACAGAGGGTTACGATCGCTTGGTAAGTATGTCAACAATTTAAGTAGTTCAGGAAATTTTCGATTTACTTCGAGTTATTTTACTGAAGATAAACGTTATGTTTTTAATGCTCATTTTACTGGCCAAGACATATCAAATCAAGAAAATGGGGGTATAGTAAATCTTGAAGAATTTGAAACAAGTGAAGATCCTTTTAATGAAAGAGAACGAATAAAAGTATATTTCACCAATGCAACATCTTTATTAAAAGGAAATCGTTTTTTTATTGATCATTCATTTAAATTGAATAAAGAAAATCCAAATAGTTTGGTATTTACTCATCAATTCAATCATGAATACAAGTTTTTTCAATTTACTCAACCAACCCCAAGTGACCGTTTTGGTGACCGCTTCTCAAGTTCTATCAATAATAAAACGCGTTACAATCACCTATATAACAAAGTTGGTGTGGCATACAAAACAAAAAATTATGGTGATTTAGAGTTTTTTGTAGATGATAATAAATATAATTATTATTATAATAGTCTTATTTATGATTCAAGTGGGAATATATCGGTTCCTAATGCTATTTCAGATAGAATTAATAATTTAGGTGGAAATTATTCTTATCTAATAAAAAATGTAAACGTAAGATTACACGTTTCTCAATCTATTTCTGATCAGTCTATTTCTAATATTGAAGCTAGCGGAAACTATAAATTAAATGATGATTATAAATTTGAGTTTAAATACCAAAAGCTAAATAGTTTGCCTAATTTAAATTTTAATTTGTATCAAAGTGGTTATTTAGATTACAATTGGTTTAATAATTTTAAAAATGAAAAACTTAATCAATTTGAGTTTTCTGTATTTTCAAAATGGTTAAATATTAATACAACATATAAAGTTTTAAATGACTATTTGTATTTTGATAATACAACCAATGATATTACAAAATTGACTGTTAAACCTATGCAGTATGACAAAACAATCAATTATTTGTCAGTAAAAGCTAGTGGAGAAATTAAATTTTGGAAATTTGCAATAGATAATACAGTTTTATATCAATCTGTTGAACAATCAAGCGACATTGTTAATGTTCCACAAATTGTTACTCGTAATACATTGTATTTTACGGGCTATGTGTTTAAAAAAGCGATGTTATTGCAAACTGGTGTTACTTTTCAATATTTTACTAAATATTATGCTAATGATTATAATCCTTTATTGGGTGAGTTTTATGTTCAAAATGAACGTAAAATTGGTGATTTTCCCATGATGGATTTCTTTATTAACGCTAGAGTAAAACAAACACGAATTTTCTTAAAAGCTGAACACTTTAATTCTGCATGGACAGGGTACGATTTTTATTCAGCTCCAAATTATCCTTATCGTGATTTTATTGTGCGTTTTGGTTTGGTTTGGAATTTCTTCCAATAA
- a CDS encoding GLPGLI family protein, which produces MKNFITITLLSLFSIVQSQTYNKLQKGFKITYTRSSNGKLIENQDPIFVFTNSTETLITTEKMSSGKAEFPYEQTLIHHSENKIIQVTQLKKTKSVTTVDSVSLAKQNFEFLSDTKTILGYKCQKAKTIINSNTIELWYTNELQVKGAPTTLGQNIGLVLEMVRNGNFVISATKIEKMKSVSPSLELEKNTTNSPVIDGLTYKDLVWKSRFNTIKVFENEIINFSDASKSNDSILRFANGTIILKKITFPEIKKGDLVFLDLAEQSNGDAYDRTGSVFMIPQDKKQSFLDGLQNGAKTLPIYENGNGKHYQGIVATPEFSPIIELMRFFTPFGIKQYNYIQLKDKNWHEIVPYRMDITDLKQNFSGKSVYVGTFIGNYDKGGHKISMNITINPSESSLDKTNVSIPLFNTTNVMEMAGQEYATMFNHEKGLEVTFMLDKEIKNAQLRYITTGHGGWENGDEFVPKKNTIILNGKEFFSFIPWRQDCGGYRLFNPASGNFNDGLSSSDLSRSNWCPGTATNPIYIELGDLKAGTHTIQVKISQGPNEGGSFSSWNVSGVLLGE; this is translated from the coding sequence ATGAAAAATTTTATAACCATCACATTATTAAGTCTTTTTTCAATTGTACAATCTCAAACCTACAACAAACTACAAAAAGGATTCAAAATTACTTACACAAGAAGTTCTAACGGAAAACTAATCGAAAATCAAGATCCGATTTTTGTATTCACCAATTCTACTGAAACTTTAATCACAACTGAAAAAATGAGTTCAGGAAAAGCGGAATTTCCATACGAACAAACGTTAATTCATCATTCTGAAAATAAAATTATTCAGGTTACCCAACTCAAAAAAACGAAATCTGTTACTACGGTTGACAGTGTTTCTTTAGCAAAACAAAATTTTGAGTTTTTATCGGATACCAAAACTATTTTGGGTTACAAATGTCAAAAAGCAAAAACTATAATCAATTCCAACACCATTGAACTTTGGTACACGAATGAATTACAAGTAAAAGGCGCACCAACTACATTAGGCCAAAATATTGGGTTGGTTTTGGAAATGGTTCGCAATGGAAATTTTGTGATTTCTGCCACAAAAATCGAAAAAATGAAATCGGTTAGTCCGAGTTTAGAATTAGAAAAAAACACAACAAATAGTCCAGTTATAGATGGATTGACTTATAAAGATTTGGTTTGGAAAAGTCGTTTTAATACCATAAAAGTATTTGAAAATGAAATTATTAACTTTTCAGATGCATCTAAATCAAATGATAGTATTTTACGATTTGCTAACGGAACTATCATTTTGAAAAAAATCACTTTTCCAGAAATAAAAAAAGGAGATTTAGTCTTTTTAGATTTGGCAGAACAATCTAATGGAGATGCTTATGACAGAACAGGTTCGGTTTTCATGATTCCGCAAGATAAGAAGCAATCGTTTTTAGATGGTTTGCAAAATGGAGCTAAGACTTTACCTATTTATGAAAACGGAAATGGAAAGCATTATCAAGGTATTGTGGCAACTCCAGAATTTTCTCCAATAATTGAATTGATGCGCTTTTTTACGCCTTTCGGAATCAAACAATACAACTACATTCAATTGAAAGACAAAAATTGGCATGAAATTGTACCTTACCGAATGGATATTACCGATTTAAAACAAAATTTTTCTGGAAAATCAGTTTATGTAGGAACATTTATTGGTAATTACGATAAAGGCGGACACAAAATTTCAATGAATATTACGATTAATCCGAGTGAAAGTTCATTGGACAAAACCAATGTTTCTATTCCGTTATTCAATACCACAAACGTTATGGAAATGGCGGGACAAGAATATGCAACGATGTTCAATCACGAAAAAGGATTGGAAGTTACTTTCATGTTAGACAAAGAAATCAAAAATGCTCAATTGCGCTACATTACGACTGGACATGGTGGTTGGGAAAATGGCGATGAATTTGTTCCAAAGAAAAATACAATCATTTTAAACGGAAAAGAATTCTTTTCGTTTATTCCATGGCGACAAGATTGTGGTGGTTATCGATTATTTAATCCAGCGTCAGGAAATTTTAACGATGGATTATCATCTTCCGATTTGAGTCGCTCGAATTGGTGTCCAGGTACAGCAACGAATCCGATTTACATTGAATTAGGAGATTTGAAAGCGGGAACACATACAATACAAGTAAAAATCTCACAAGGACCTAACGAAGGTGGAAGTTTTAGTTCTTGGAATGTTTCGGGTGTTTTACTGGGAGAATAA
- a CDS encoding S8 family serine peptidase, which translates to MKKILLSLLFLLTSQIFISQTISESEKILSSYDLVKLRILRDKFSINDSLRDLRISSYLDANPKTKYNFKSDKNVTYQIYDILNGKPIYISTDNLNAARVTKINTLQTGGSLGLNLDGQNMIVGVWDGGFGLINHVEFLDDNSTPSSRITIPQSSLPIPPSDDHATHVLGTIIAKGTNASAKGMAPQATAYSYNWTNDITNVASLIQNIGLLVSNHSYGVPVISDGNPIDSWIMGCYSTQARDWDELHYNSPYYLMIASAGNSGSDSYSGGLAPGYDKLTTNKTAKNNLVVANANPTLLPTGFITSPINSSSSQGPTDDGRIKPDIAGDGTNLFSTVNTSINSYATMSGTSMASPNVAGGALLLQQYYNQLNGNFMRSSTLKGLITHTARDFGSVGPDPIFGWGLLDANKAAQLISNDFSNTSALISENVISSSETFSFDVVINTPQKLEVTICWTDPAGTSRNGILNDSNPVLVNDLDLRIIKNPDTFFPWKLSLADVSAPATTGDNIVDNVEKVEIANAVGTYTVQVTHKGILENGSQSFSLIASGFDESLSVTDYESNIDHIKIYPNPANDNVFVLSKYSEINSYNIIDIQGRVVYSTDIIDSKNFSVDISFLNSGVYMLQLNSNSGIFNYKIVKK; encoded by the coding sequence ATGAAAAAAATATTATTATCATTATTGTTTTTGTTAACTTCTCAAATTTTTATCAGTCAAACTATATCTGAATCTGAAAAAATTCTTTCAAGTTATGATTTAGTTAAATTGCGAATTCTTAGAGATAAATTTTCTATCAATGATAGTTTACGTGATTTAAGGATAAGTTCTTATTTAGATGCCAATCCTAAGACTAAATATAATTTTAAAAGTGATAAGAATGTGACTTATCAAATATATGATATATTAAATGGCAAACCCATTTATATTTCTACAGATAATTTAAATGCAGCTAGAGTTACAAAAATCAATACATTACAAACTGGTGGAAGTTTAGGTTTAAATTTAGATGGACAAAATATGATTGTTGGTGTATGGGATGGTGGTTTCGGATTGATAAATCATGTTGAATTTCTTGATGATAATTCTACCCCAAGTTCTAGAATAACGATTCCTCAGTCTTCTTTGCCAATTCCACCAAGTGATGATCATGCTACTCATGTTTTGGGTACTATTATCGCTAAAGGTACTAATGCAAGTGCAAAAGGAATGGCTCCTCAAGCAACTGCTTATTCTTACAATTGGACAAACGATATTACAAATGTTGCTTCCTTAATTCAAAATATAGGTTTGTTAGTTTCAAATCATTCATATGGAGTACCAGTAATTAGTGATGGTAATCCTATTGATTCTTGGATAATGGGTTGTTATTCTACTCAAGCTCGTGATTGGGATGAGTTACATTATAATTCACCTTATTATTTGATGATTGCATCTGCTGGTAATTCTGGTTCTGATTCATATTCTGGTGGTTTAGCTCCAGGTTATGACAAGTTAACAACTAATAAAACTGCTAAAAACAATCTTGTTGTTGCTAATGCGAATCCAACACTTTTACCAACTGGTTTTATAACATCTCCTATAAATTCTAGTAGTAGTCAAGGGCCTACAGATGATGGTAGAATTAAGCCAGATATTGCAGGAGATGGAACTAATTTGTTTTCTACTGTAAATACTTCAATAAATTCATATGCTACAATGTCTGGAACTTCAATGGCATCACCTAATGTTGCTGGAGGAGCACTTTTGTTGCAACAGTATTATAATCAATTAAATGGTAATTTTATGAGGTCATCTACACTTAAAGGTTTAATTACTCATACTGCAAGAGATTTTGGCTCTGTTGGTCCAGATCCTATTTTTGGTTGGGGATTACTTGATGCTAATAAAGCTGCTCAATTGATATCTAATGATTTTTCAAATACTTCTGCATTAATTAGTGAAAATGTTATTTCAAGTTCTGAAACTTTTAGTTTTGATGTTGTAATTAATACTCCACAAAAATTAGAGGTTACAATTTGTTGGACTGATCCTGCAGGTACTTCTAGAAATGGTATATTAAATGATTCAAATCCTGTTTTAGTTAATGATTTGGATTTAAGAATAATTAAAAACCCAGATACTTTTTTTCCATGGAAACTTAGTTTAGCTGATGTTTCAGCTCCTGCAACAACTGGAGATAATATAGTTGACAATGTGGAAAAGGTTGAAATTGCCAATGCTGTTGGGACATATACAGTTCAGGTTACTCACAAAGGAATTTTAGAAAATGGTAGTCAATCCTTTAGTTTAATTGCAAGTGGTTTTGATGAATCTTTATCAGTTACTGACTATGAAAGTAATATTGATCATATTAAAATTTATCCTAACCCAGCTAATGATAATGTATTTGTTTTGTCAAAATATTCTGAAATTAATAGTTATAATATAATTGATATTCAAGGTAGGGTTGTTTATTCTACTGATATTATTGATTCTAAGAATTTTTCTGTTGATATATCGTTTCTTAATTCTGGAGTCTATATGCTTCAATTAAATTCTAATTCAGGTATTTTTAATTATAAAATTGTAAAAAAATAA
- a CDS encoding DUF2851 family protein, with the protein MKEDFLHHVWQFKKFDIANLKTTKGESIQILNSGQYLQLAGPDFFNAQLIIGNQKWAGNVEIHLKSSDWYVHNHEKDSNYDSVILHVVWEHDVPIFRKDNSEIPTLELKEYVMLSDLHNYQSLVSQKSWIYCENEIRNVDEFIFKNWQERLYFERLERKSQLIFELAVASNQDWEAVLFCLLAKNFGLNSNGEIFYKIAKSIPFSVVRKESHSLESLESLFLGQANLLSNDFQDSYAKELKSNYFYTVQKHQLIDRIPDTVEFFKHRPDNFPTIRLSQLANLYFHRKNLFSLVMNCSSINELYQVFNVGVSEYWKTHYNFDKESSKKIKKLSKSFIDLLIINTIIPLRFAYARSQQKDITQELIDLATLIPAEQNVIIEKFKIFGLQVNNVYESQSLLELKKNYCDHKKCLDCAIGHFILKN; encoded by the coding sequence ATGAAAGAAGATTTTTTGCACCACGTGTGGCAATTCAAGAAATTTGATATTGCCAATTTGAAAACTACTAAAGGAGAATCGATTCAGATTCTCAATTCAGGTCAATATTTACAACTTGCCGGACCTGATTTTTTTAATGCACAATTGATTATCGGAAATCAAAAATGGGCTGGAAATGTTGAAATTCATCTCAAGTCATCGGATTGGTATGTTCACAATCACGAAAAAGATTCGAATTACGATTCCGTGATTTTACATGTGGTTTGGGAACATGATGTGCCTATTTTTAGGAAAGATAATTCCGAAATTCCAACTTTAGAGCTTAAGGAATATGTTATGCTTTCGGATTTGCATAATTATCAATCGTTAGTAAGTCAGAAATCTTGGATTTATTGCGAAAACGAAATTCGAAATGTTGATGAATTTATTTTCAAAAATTGGCAAGAACGTTTGTATTTTGAGCGTTTAGAAAGAAAATCACAATTAATTTTCGAATTAGCTGTAGCATCCAATCAAGATTGGGAAGCGGTTTTATTTTGTCTTTTAGCTAAAAATTTCGGGTTGAATTCAAATGGTGAAATATTTTATAAAATTGCTAAATCTATTCCATTTTCAGTTGTTCGAAAAGAATCTCATTCTTTAGAATCATTAGAATCTTTATTTTTAGGTCAAGCAAATTTACTTTCTAATGATTTTCAGGATAGTTATGCAAAAGAATTGAAATCAAATTATTTTTATACGGTTCAAAAACATCAATTAATTGATAGAATTCCTGATACGGTAGAATTTTTCAAACATCGTCCTGATAATTTTCCAACAATTCGCTTGTCGCAATTGGCTAATTTGTATTTTCATCGAAAGAATTTATTTTCTTTGGTTATGAATTGCAGTTCAATAAATGAATTGTATCAGGTTTTTAATGTGGGTGTCAGTGAATATTGGAAAACGCATTATAATTTTGATAAAGAGAGTTCAAAAAAGATAAAAAAACTTTCCAAATCATTTATAGATTTATTGATTATAAATACAATCATTCCGCTTCGATTTGCTTATGCCAGAAGCCAGCAAAAAGATATTACTCAAGAATTGATTGATTTAGCAACTTTAATTCCAGCCGAACAAAATGTAATTATCGAAAAGTTTAAGATTTTTGGACTACAAGTCAATAATGTATATGAATCTCAATCTTTATTAGAGTTAAAAAAGAATTATTGTGATCATAAAAAGTGTTTGGATTGTGCAATTGGCCATTTTATTCTTAAAAATTAA
- a CDS encoding PspC domain-containing protein encodes MIQNLLHFFEKHGFFVASRLADRLGMRTSNVRLFFIYISFITVGLGFGLYLTLAFLLKLKDMIKTKRSSVFDL; translated from the coding sequence ATGATTCAAAACTTATTACATTTTTTTGAAAAACACGGTTTTTTTGTTGCTTCTCGCTTAGCCGATCGATTAGGAATGAGAACATCTAATGTAAGATTGTTTTTTATCTATATATCTTTTATAACTGTAGGTTTGGGTTTTGGGTTGTATCTGACTTTAGCGTTTCTTTTAAAATTAAAAGATATGATTAAAACTAAAAGAAGTTCAGTTTTTGACTTATAA
- a CDS encoding pyridoxal-phosphate dependent enzyme, giving the protein MKYAKNILETIGNTPLVKLNKVTAEIDALVLAKVETFNPGNSVKDRMALKMIEDAEADGRLKPGGTIIEGTSGNTGMGLALAAIVKGYKCIFVISDKQSKEKSDILRAVGAKVIVCPTDVEPTDPRSYYSVSKRLGEEIPNSWYVNQYDNPSNSIAHYEQTGPEIWEQTEGKITHFVVGVGTGGTISGTAKYLKEKNPNIKIWGIDTYGSVFKKYHETGIFDENEIYSYITEGIGEDILPKNVDFSLIDGFTKVTDKDAAVYTRKIALEEGIFVGNSAGAAVKGLLQLKEHFGPEDVVVVLFHDSGSRYVGKMFNDDWMRERGFLEEEITKAEDLIKEHIEKPLVIVRTEELVSHAIERMRKYKISQIPVVDVNGFVGSVDESDLFQSYITDKNTAERPIREVMGKPFPIVKLGTPVEEVSKLITKENQAVLIDLGNGKHHIITKHDIINSIK; this is encoded by the coding sequence ATGAAATACGCTAAAAATATATTAGAAACTATTGGAAATACTCCTTTAGTGAAATTAAACAAAGTTACTGCTGAAATAGATGCTTTAGTTTTGGCCAAAGTTGAAACTTTTAACCCAGGAAATTCTGTTAAGGATAGAATGGCACTTAAAATGATTGAAGATGCAGAAGCCGATGGTCGTTTAAAACCAGGTGGAACAATCATTGAAGGGACTTCTGGTAATACAGGAATGGGTTTAGCTTTAGCAGCTATCGTAAAAGGATACAAATGTATTTTCGTAATTTCGGATAAACAATCAAAAGAAAAATCAGATATTCTTCGTGCTGTTGGTGCTAAGGTTATTGTTTGTCCAACAGATGTTGAACCTACAGATCCTCGTTCCTATTATTCGGTTTCTAAAAGATTAGGTGAAGAGATTCCAAATTCTTGGTATGTAAATCAATATGATAATCCAAGTAATTCCATTGCACATTACGAACAAACAGGGCCGGAAATTTGGGAACAAACAGAAGGAAAAATTACGCACTTTGTAGTGGGTGTTGGAACAGGAGGTACGATTTCAGGAACTGCTAAATATTTAAAAGAGAAAAATCCAAACATCAAAATTTGGGGAATTGATACGTATGGTTCGGTTTTCAAAAAATACCACGAAACCGGAATTTTTGATGAGAACGAAATCTACTCATATATTACAGAAGGAATTGGAGAAGATATTTTACCAAAGAATGTAGACTTTTCTTTAATCGATGGTTTTACAAAAGTTACCGATAAAGATGCAGCAGTTTACACCAGAAAAATCGCTTTAGAAGAAGGAATTTTTGTTGGAAACTCTGCAGGAGCTGCTGTAAAAGGTTTGTTACAGTTGAAAGAACATTTTGGTCCAGAAGATGTAGTAGTGGTCTTATTTCACGATTCTGGAAGCCGTTATGTTGGAAAGATGTTTAACGATGATTGGATGCGCGAAAGAGGTTTCCTTGAAGAAGAAATCACAAAAGCTGAAGATTTAATCAAAGAACACATTGAAAAACCATTAGTTATTGTTCGTACAGAAGAATTAGTTTCGCACGCTATCGAAAGAATGAGAAAATATAAAATCTCACAAATCCCGGTAGTTGATGTTAATGGATTTGTTGGATCGGTTGATGAATCGGATTTATTTCAAAGTTATATCACAGATAAAAACACAGCGGAACGACCAATTCGTGAAGTAATGGGAAAACCATTTCCAATTGTAAAATTAGGAACACCAGTAGAAGAAGTTTCTAAATTAATCACGAAAGAAAATCAAGCAGTTTTAATTGATTTAGGAAACGGAAAACATCATATCATTACCAAACACGATATTATCAATTCGATAAAATAA
- a CDS encoding sodium-dependent transporter, whose protein sequence is MTAKVESWGSRVGLILAMAGNAVGLGNFLRFPVQAVQNGGGAFIIPYLICFLVMGIPLLFIEWSSGRFGGKFGNHSTPYILDSMVKGRLLKYIGVFGIFTNIAVVAYYCYIESWTMSYMFHSIIGTFTDMSQADVSAFFTSYVDIGHSTTGIPYEAVVFYIICLLINTFILSKGLSGVEKVAKIGMPLLILFGVLLAIKGLTLGTSGASDQFPDANAWDGLNFLWTPQYESLWDLKVWMAAAGQIFFTLSVGMGTIHCYAAYVKPKDDIALNAASAGFMNEFVEVVLGSLIVIPIAAGYLGLDWVKENAGFGMAFQTMPYLFQQWGDVLSVVAGVMWFGLLFFAGITSSLAMGTPWMGFMRDEFGWGRNKGAWSFGAMALILGLPTVLFYQQGVFDEYDYWAGTVSLVVFAMLETILFSWVFGMDKGWKEITSGADIKVPSIYKYIIKYVTPLMLIVIFLGSLFKPLNNDWSGNVSNLMSGNGWSLDNGSIIKTITHAGIHEQIAASTDAIQIAALEDKIFYINIARFLLVALFVFISLLVYIAYKKRVKEGRATL, encoded by the coding sequence ATGACAGCAAAAGTAGAATCGTGGGGTTCACGAGTTGGACTTATCTTAGCCATGGCCGGAAATGCTGTAGGATTGGGTAACTTTTTAAGATTTCCAGTTCAAGCAGTGCAAAATGGAGGAGGAGCTTTTATTATTCCTTATTTAATTTGTTTTTTAGTAATGGGAATTCCATTATTGTTCATAGAGTGGTCTTCTGGTCGTTTTGGAGGAAAGTTTGGTAACCACAGTACACCTTACATTTTAGACTCAATGGTTAAAGGTCGCCTATTAAAATATATAGGTGTTTTTGGAATCTTTACCAATATAGCCGTTGTTGCTTATTATTGTTACATTGAATCTTGGACAATGTCGTACATGTTTCACTCAATTATTGGAACTTTTACCGATATGAGTCAAGCAGATGTTTCAGCATTTTTTACTTCTTATGTTGATATCGGACATTCAACAACTGGAATTCCTTATGAAGCAGTTGTGTTTTATATTATATGTTTACTTATCAATACATTTATCTTATCAAAAGGATTAAGTGGTGTTGAAAAAGTTGCAAAAATTGGAATGCCTTTATTGATATTATTTGGTGTTTTATTAGCTATTAAAGGATTAACGCTTGGAACTAGTGGTGCGTCTGATCAATTTCCTGACGCTAATGCTTGGGATGGTTTAAATTTCTTATGGACACCACAGTATGAATCTTTATGGGATTTAAAAGTTTGGATGGCAGCAGCAGGTCAAATTTTCTTCACCTTATCAGTAGGTATGGGAACGATTCATTGTTATGCCGCTTATGTTAAACCTAAGGATGATATTGCATTAAATGCTGCTTCAGCTGGTTTTATGAATGAATTTGTTGAAGTTGTATTGGGATCATTAATTGTAATTCCAATTGCTGCAGGTTATTTAGGATTAGATTGGGTAAAAGAAAATGCAGGTTTCGGAATGGCTTTTCAAACAATGCCTTATTTATTCCAGCAGTGGGGTGATGTTTTATCAGTTGTTGCTGGTGTAATGTGGTTTGGATTGTTGTTCTTTGCAGGAATCACATCGTCATTAGCTATGGGAACTCCATGGATGGGATTCATGAGAGATGAATTTGGATGGGGTAGAAATAAAGGTGCATGGTCTTTTGGAGCTATGGCTTTAATTTTAGGGTTGCCTACGGTTCTTTTTTATCAGCAAGGAGTTTTTGACGAATATGATTATTGGGCAGGAACCGTTAGTTTGGTTGTTTTTGCGATGTTAGAAACAATCTTATTTTCTTGGGTTTTTGGAATGGATAAAGGATGGAAAGAAATTACAAGTGGAGCAGATATTAAAGTGCCAAGCATTTATAAATATATCATTAAATATGTAACTCCATTAATGTTGATCGTTATTTTCTTAGGTTCTTTGTTTAAACCATTAAATAATGACTGGTCTGGAAACGTTAGTAATTTGATGTCTGGAAATGGATGGAGTTTAGATAATGGTTCAATTATTAAAACTATTACACATGCAGGAATTCATGAGCAAATTGCAGCTTCTACAGATGCAATTCAAATTGCTGCTTTAGAAGATAAAATATTTTATATTAACATTGCAAGATTCTTACTAGTAGCATTGTTTGTGTTTATTAGTTTGTTAGTTTATATTGCATATAAAAAACGAGTTAAAGAAGGGAGAGCTACATTATGA